The Longimicrobium sp. genome contains a region encoding:
- a CDS encoding DoxX family protein: MAINGTSILPQRVSAALAVLRVIVGIIFVAHGAQKLFTYGLAGVSGSFAGMGIPLPGITGPAVAFLEFFGGIALILGLLTRLAALGLAINMLGAIFMVHLAAGFFMPQGYEFALALFGGSVALALAGAGEYSVDSVIARRRGGATGRV, encoded by the coding sequence ATGGCCATCAACGGAACCAGCATCCTCCCGCAGCGCGTGAGCGCCGCCCTCGCCGTTCTGCGCGTGATCGTTGGCATCATCTTCGTGGCGCACGGCGCGCAGAAGCTGTTCACCTACGGCCTGGCGGGCGTTTCCGGCTCGTTCGCCGGCATGGGCATTCCGCTGCCGGGCATCACCGGACCCGCGGTCGCCTTCCTGGAGTTCTTCGGCGGCATCGCGCTGATCCTGGGCCTGCTGACCCGGCTGGCGGCCTTGGGGCTGGCCATCAACATGCTGGGCGCCATCTTCATGGTGCACCTGGCGGCGGGCTTCTTCATGCCGCAGGGCTACGAGTTTGCGCTCGCGCTGTTCGGCGGCTCGGTCGCGCTGGCGCTGGCCGGTGCCGGTGAGTACTCGGTGGATTCGGTGATCGCGCGCCGCCGCGGCGGCGCCACCGGCCGCGTCTGA